One segment of Candidatus Nezhaarchaeales archaeon DNA contains the following:
- the trm14 gene encoding tRNA (guanine(6)-N2)-methyltransferase yields the protein MKYDFVATTTRGLEDVSARELSDLLRVKVEQDVAKVFFSAGLEAMYSVNLASRTVNRLILRLARERVEGLQDVYKVAKDVDYAWCIGESQSFAVRAERVGKHSFTSVDVAAAVGQGVIDSYARSRGVRLKVDLDNPDVEILTLLRDDELLIGVNTTGGSLHRRGYGVYRHPASIKSTIAAALLLYCGWRPVQGYDLVDPMCGGGTIVIEAGLMALNVPPNLGRERFAFKRLIFSNPEDYEKVKERLTKNCRVNVNCRILGMDISPKHVAGAIKNAEAAGVRGFVELKVGDAKRLPQYLDFTPSFVVTNPPYGIRMGRSEALKPLYEGFLRSLLELGSKLTLVVISGTPRKFKEALNEVRGFEVLEARTVLHGSLQTVVYKCVPLP from the coding sequence ATGAAGTACGACTTCGTAGCTACCACTACGAGGGGTTTAGAGGACGTTTCAGCTAGGGAGTTAAGCGATTTGCTCAGGGTTAAAGTTGAGCAGGACGTAGCTAAGGTTTTCTTTTCAGCCGGGCTTGAAGCGATGTATAGCGTTAACTTAGCCTCAAGGACCGTTAACAGGTTGATATTACGATTAGCCCGTGAAAGGGTTGAAGGGTTACAGGACGTTTATAAGGTCGCTAAGGACGTTGACTACGCGTGGTGTATAGGTGAAAGTCAAAGCTTCGCCGTTAGGGCTGAAAGAGTTGGGAAGCATAGCTTTACAAGTGTAGACGTAGCGGCGGCCGTCGGGCAGGGGGTTATAGATAGCTACGCCCGATCTAGGGGGGTTAGGTTGAAAGTTGACCTCGATAACCCTGACGTGGAGATTTTAACGTTATTAAGGGATGATGAACTACTAATAGGGGTTAATACTACTGGTGGATCCCTACATAGAAGGGGTTACGGTGTTTATCGGCATCCGGCTTCGATTAAGAGTACTATAGCCGCGGCCCTCCTACTTTATTGTGGTTGGCGCCCGGTTCAAGGATACGACCTAGTAGACCCCATGTGCGGTGGAGGGACCATAGTTATCGAGGCTGGCTTAATGGCGCTTAACGTACCGCCCAACCTAGGTAGGGAGCGCTTCGCCTTTAAGAGGCTGATTTTTAGTAACCCTGAGGACTACGAGAAGGTTAAGGAGCGCTTAACGAAGAATTGTAGGGTTAATGTCAACTGTAGGATTCTAGGTATGGATATTTCACCTAAACACGTAGCTGGGGCCATTAAGAACGCAGAGGCAGCAGGGGTTCGAGGCTTCGTAGAGCTTAAGGTTGGAGACGCTAAAAGGCTACCTCAATACTTGGACTTTACGCCCTCATTCGTAGTAACCAATCCGCCCTACGGGATTAGGATGGGGAGGAGCGAGGCCCTCAAACCCTTGTACGAAGGTTTTTTACGCTCACTACTCGAATTAGGATCTAAGTTAACGCTAGTGGTTATAAGCGGTACCCCTAGAAAGTTTAAGGAGGCCTTAAATGAGGTTAGAGGGTTCGAGGTCCTTGAAGCTAGAACCGTGCTTCACGGCTCCCTTCAAACCGT
- a CDS encoding type IA DNA topoisomerase, with amino-acid sequence MSNTYRVDVLIVAEKPSVAEAFARYLSKHGFKTYSLSGARYHLFELDGLLYASLGLRGHIFEFDFEKPLNDWRNINPKDLFFTPPVKVLREGCEVYVELLKELAKNAKKVYLALDADSEGESIAFEVMEVVRSVNPAATFLRPWFSTVTENELLSSIGRAGSPNELLANKCFTRMKLDLVIGASFTRLLTLSIENRDRWLLPRGRFLSYGPCQSPVLRLVVDRALERERFKPEPFYRVVAILELNGVRYEVEHVKGRMKDRSEAELILQKVKQASKAVVTEFKESVVTKPPPKPLTTVELEARASRFLNLRSKKTLSLAEELYVNGLISYPRTETEIYGPSLNLKSIASQFLNHPDYGSYVRFLTSTAITPTRGVKDDKAHPPIHPVKPVDKDYLKKRYGEAGWRVYDFIVRHFLATLSKSAKLSRQKALFTIGGEHFTVNGVRIITPNYLSIYYYEKPIERELPPLKEGEEVPVVNVAIKEGQTEPPPYLSEAELLKLMEKYGIGTDATMQDHIHTNIERGYFYIYRKRCIPTPLGKALILTLLSITPEIINPELRGWMEKEISKIATGERKAEEVIDDVKGTFYKYFEALKDREADLAEALIPALRLTMRNRPPKPRRRVGKEQH; translated from the coding sequence TTGAGTAACACGTATCGAGTGGACGTATTAATAGTGGCTGAAAAGCCTTCAGTAGCTGAAGCCTTCGCCCGCTACCTATCCAAGCATGGGTTTAAAACGTATAGTTTAAGCGGGGCTAGATACCATCTATTCGAGCTCGACGGATTACTATACGCGTCTCTAGGTTTAAGGGGGCATATCTTCGAATTCGACTTTGAGAAGCCCCTTAACGATTGGAGGAACATTAATCCCAAAGACCTCTTCTTTACGCCTCCGGTTAAAGTTTTACGTGAAGGCTGCGAGGTTTACGTAGAGCTCCTTAAGGAGCTAGCTAAAAACGCTAAGAAGGTATACTTAGCTCTCGACGCTGATTCGGAGGGTGAAAGTATAGCGTTCGAGGTTATGGAGGTCGTACGCTCCGTAAACCCAGCGGCAACCTTCCTAAGGCCTTGGTTTTCAACAGTAACCGAGAACGAACTCCTATCCTCAATAGGGCGAGCAGGAAGCCCTAACGAGCTTTTAGCCAATAAATGCTTCACGAGGATGAAGCTCGACCTAGTAATAGGTGCTTCCTTTACGCGGCTCTTAACGCTATCCATCGAAAATAGGGATAGATGGCTACTACCACGAGGCCGCTTCTTAAGCTACGGCCCATGTCAAAGCCCGGTTCTTAGGCTCGTGGTTGATAGAGCCCTTGAAAGGGAGCGTTTTAAGCCTGAACCCTTCTATAGGGTTGTAGCCATACTAGAGTTAAACGGCGTACGCTACGAGGTTGAACACGTCAAGGGGAGAATGAAGGATAGGAGCGAAGCCGAGCTAATACTGCAAAAAGTAAAGCAAGCCAGTAAAGCCGTAGTTACCGAGTTTAAGGAATCAGTAGTTACTAAGCCGCCTCCTAAACCATTAACCACGGTGGAGCTTGAAGCTAGGGCGAGCCGCTTCCTAAACCTAAGATCAAAGAAGACCCTAAGCTTAGCGGAGGAACTCTACGTAAACGGCCTTATAAGCTACCCTAGAACTGAAACCGAGATCTACGGGCCCTCCCTAAACCTTAAAAGTATAGCGTCCCAATTCTTAAATCACCCGGATTACGGTAGCTACGTGAGGTTTTTAACGTCCACGGCTATAACTCCAACCCGCGGAGTTAAGGATGATAAAGCCCATCCACCAATACATCCGGTTAAACCGGTGGATAAGGACTACTTAAAGAAGCGCTACGGGGAAGCCGGTTGGAGGGTTTACGACTTCATCGTAAGACACTTCCTAGCAACACTTAGTAAAAGCGCTAAGCTAAGTAGGCAGAAGGCCCTCTTCACTATTGGAGGCGAACATTTCACGGTTAACGGCGTACGCATAATTACCCCTAACTACCTATCCATATACTACTACGAGAAGCCTATTGAACGTGAGCTACCACCGCTAAAGGAAGGTGAAGAAGTACCGGTAGTCAACGTGGCGATTAAAGAGGGTCAAACGGAGCCTCCGCCCTACCTTTCCGAGGCTGAACTATTAAAGCTCATGGAGAAGTACGGCATAGGGACCGATGCAACCATGCAGGACCACATACACACCAATATTGAAAGAGGCTACTTCTACATTTATAGGAAAAGGTGTATACCGACGCCGCTAGGTAAAGCGTTAATACTTACGCTCCTATCCATTACGCCTGAAATCATAAACCCCGAGCTTCGAGGCTGGATGGAGAAGGAGATCTCGAAAATAGCTACCGGTGAAAGGAAGGCTGAAGAGGTAATCGACGACGTGAAGGGTACCTTCTACAAGTACTTCGAAGCCTTGAAGGATCGGGAGGCGGATCTAGCTGAAGCGTTAATCCCGGCTTTACGGCTAACCATGAGGAATAGGCCTCCCAAACCTAGGAGGCGCGTAGGGAAGGAGCAACACTAA